A genomic window from Anoplolepis gracilipes chromosome 6, ASM4749672v1, whole genome shotgun sequence includes:
- the LOC140666551 gene encoding COMM domain-containing protein 8, translating to MESTQSLYISLFSEDKSNVLKELLHACVDEICGRPGPSYHKFINSMDWNKTEYEGIYKLISSLLRNPASLYMVEEKMPQEYHELPEQVQQNILTCLKVRREHLTNALLRKYYKRKLPTVIDLDWRLKLIIGSSKMASLREFLLQLDLIVEDTESRQIINLELNKDELDTVINTLEAIV from the exons ATGGAGAGCACTCAATCGTTGTACATAAGCCTCTTTAGTGAAGACAAAAGCAATGTCTTGAAAGAA TTGTTACATGCATGCGTCGACGAAATATGTGGTCGTCCTGGCCCATCGTATCATAAATTCATTAATAGTATGGACTGGAACAAAACAGAATATGAAGGAATATATAAGCTGATATCATCATTGCTACGGAATCCTGCTTCTCTTTACATGGTAGAAGAAAAG ATGCCGCAAGAATACCATGAATTACCCGAGCAAGTGCAACAAAATATTCTTACTTGCTTAAAAGTGCGCAGAGAACATTTAACAAATGCTTTATTAAGGAAATATTACAAAAGGAAGTTACCAACTGTAATCGATTTAGATTGGAGATTAAAG TTGATAATAGGTTCAAGCAAGATGGCTTCTTTACGGGAATTCCTTCTTCAGCTGGATTTAATAGTCGAAGATACAGAATCTCGACAGATCATAAATTTAGAGCTGAACAAGGATGAGCTAGATACAGTGATAAATACTTTAGAAGCTAtagtatga
- the LOC140666545 gene encoding uncharacterized protein isoform X3 — protein sequence MEYVLKAGRSLGSGVCRAAGALARGTRRMLTYVPLLGVTAVPVVAQATKPVTGGEDAENATATTSSPEEKSAASSPSADEQVAAPVAATEPKEESATASPAAASPAEEKKEEPTPSAPTPVPSVEDKKEETVEKVEAEKKVVEVSQSAGGQSVTDPVEVPVYRVQPVATPSIIERKTSEDLPSLPPSSPPPTPIDPSPLQQARQAAASATALAEALKLPAVTADEEDTTLTSPLDTSCDDVPQEIHESAVPAIASPTSFPSANLPLTESTFAIRKVEDSPVVEAKIEIETSQDVAKKVGETIISSCDNKEVEIESKVESMLESPVTMTKEVSEYQESEANKINEASSLLVERDTKEQLIDPVDSNTTQDTVESKVECPFLPKEIDPFIDNSVKKSDSLDQCPINVSNEKLSEVTASSTMEKISDIVMNEPLPVGECQIKREINSCQGDMKINVLLNTESSSSETMPHIESTEKLSDSDLPSFDKCITAESETSSEIPISTLSENEILLQEGLTLSSADAEVEERLCKKPIEYEHDYAKYTSEEEGITTVTSPTELFINSEEGPLSVSEDILVEAKPAMIIPEDDSMEEFSDTTESIKVIPDIDEEKIENEPESDTALPTEETLISEEDISVPEDATIEPLNEILSVSNNIIKNEKKLTDMEDTLPSPPEDLQALSSSQIGDVQDIANETEHIVNREDSIAISSIETETFVTSPSQIEQTKTLESCSLQDSACSPQIAFSDFPSSVSKRETPTRVLSPESVPSLEDLPPAPEDTGIQSLDSFDYPLPPEELSCPLSMIVTPNVSTDELPPPAPVEHAASPRDPTETLLTPPISPNFQSNINIASGIATETSTRDCSQIPSYNDVNNHEQLASLSEPMISYNQSDIELKQRLAAECLAKTESQEEALLSCELSNTVPSTASKEHHQKAPEVEVPVENNIVHDANTTESADEAPKVAPPAIPTEAPASPPTAPAITEDVASVTKAIEEIDISDKAVAAAVNDAIECNTNEIIADALHQNNINE from the exons ATGGAATACGTCTTAAAGGCGGGGCGCAGTTTGGGCAGTGGCGTGTGTAGGGCAGCGGGTGCCCTCGCAAGGGGTACCCGAAGAATGTTAACTTACGTGCCACTGTTGGGCGTTACTGCAGTTCCAGTAGTTGCTCAGGCTACAAAACCAGTCACG GGTGGTGAAGATGCAGAGAACGCGACGGCCACCACGAGCAGTCCGGAGGAAAAATCAGCAGCAAGCAGTCCATCAGCGGACGAGCAAGTAGCCGCGCCGGTAGCAGCGACCGAACCGAAGGAAGAGTCCGCCACCGCATCGCCAGCAGCCGCTAGCCCGGCcgaggaaaagaaagaggaacCCACTCCTTCCGCCCCCACTCCCGTCCCGTCCGTCGAGGATAAGAAAGAGGAGACGGTCGAAAAAGTCGAGGCCGAGAAAAAAGTAGTCGAGGTCAGTCAGTCAGCCGGCGGTCAGTCCGTAACGGACCCGGTAGAGGTTCCAGTCTACCGTGTCCAGCCAGTCGCGACACCGTCTATCATTGAGAGGAAAACCAGTGAGGACCTTCCCTCCTTACCCCCATCCAGTCCACCACCGACCCCCATAGACCCGTCGCCCTTGCAACAGGCTCGGCAGGCTGCAGCGAGTGCCACGGCTCTGGCCGAGGCGCTCAAACTACCTGCCGTGACTGCTGACGAGGAGGACACGACATTGACATCACCGCTCGACACGTCCTGCGACGATGTTCCTCAAGAAATCCATGAATCCGCTGTCCCCGCTATCGCGTCTCCGACATCATTTCCCTCTGCCAACTTACCCCTGACGGAATCGACCTTTGCCATTAGGAAAGTAGAGGATTCGCCGGTGGTAGAGGCCAAGATTGAGATCGAAACATCTCAAGATGTCGCGAAGAAGGTAGGGGAGACGATAATTAGTAGCTGTGACAATAAAGAAGTTGAGATAGAGTCAAAGGTAGAGAGCATGTTGGAGAGCCCTGTCACAATGACGAAGGAAGTATCAGAATACCAAGAAAGTgaggcaaataaaataaacgaagCGTCATCGTTACTAGTGGAACGCGATACGAAGGAACAGTTGATTGACCCGGTCGATAGTAATACTACGCAGGATACAGTAGAGAGCAAAGTAGAGTGTCCTTTTCTTCCTAAAGAGATAGATCCGTTTATCGATAATAGCGTGAAAAAAAGCGACTCTCTGGATCAGTGTCCGATAAATGTCAGTAACGAGAAACTGTCAGAGGTTACGGCTTCTTCAACAATGGAGAAAATTTCCGATATTGTTATGAATGAGCCTTTACCAGTCGGAGAGTGTCAAATAAAAAGGGAGATAAATAGCTGCCAAGGTGATATGAAGATAAATGTACTGCTTAATACTGAGAGTTCTTCAAGTGAAACAATGCCACATATAGAATCAACGGAGAAATTGTCAGACTCAGATCTTCCTTCGTTTGACAAATGTATAACTGCTGAGTCAGAGACATCATCGGAAATTCCAATTTCTACACTCTCCGAAAACGAAATTTTGCTGCAAGAAGGACTTACGCTATCTTCGGCAGATGCGGAAGTTGAAGAACGTTTGTGCAAAAAACCGATCGAATATGAACACGATTATGCGAAATACACGTCGGAGGAAGAAGGAATTACAACGGTAACTTCACCGACTgaactatttataaattccgAGGAAGGTCCGCTGTCAGTTTCGGAAGATATTTTAGTGGAAGCTAAGCCAGCGATGATTATTCCAGAAGATGACAGCATGGAGGAGTTTTCCGACACTACCGAGTCTATCAAGGTAATTCCTGATATTGATGAGGAAAAAATTGAGAATGAACCAGAATCGGATACCGCATTACCCACTGAAGAGACACTGATTTCCGAAGAAGACATATCCGTTCCGGAAGACGCTACAATTGAACCGTTAAATGAAATCCTTAGCgtgtcaaataatattattaaaaatgaaaaaaaactaaCTGATATGGAAGACACGCTACCATCACCACCTGAAGATTTGCAAGCCTTATCCAGCTCGCAAATAGGCGATGTTCAAGATATAGCAAACGAAACAGAACATATCGTTAACAGAGAAGATTCAATCGCGATATCAAGTATCGAGACAGAAACATTTGTAACATCTCCGTCGCAGATTGAACAAACCAAAACACTTGAATCATGCTCTCTACAAGACTCTGCATGCTCTCCGCAAATAGCGTTTTCAGATTTTCCGTCTTCCGTTTCAAAGAGGGAAACTCCGACACGAGTTCTCTCACCGGAAAGTGTACCCTCGTTGGAAGATCTTCCCCCGGCGCCCGAAGACACAGGGATTCAGAGCTTAGATTCCTTCGATTATCCTTTACCACCGGAAGAGCTCTCTTGTCCGTTATCAATGATTGTCACTCCGAATGTGTCCACAGACGAGTTACCACCACCAGCTCCCGTCGAGCACGCGGCCAGTCCGAGAGACCCGACAGAGACGCTCCTCACACCGCCTATAAGTCCCAACTTCCAATCCAATATCAATATCGCATCCGGCATCGCGACAGAAACCTCCACGAGAGATTGCTCACAAATTCCCTCGTACAACGACGTCAACAATCACGAGCAACTCGCGTCACTGAGCGAACCAATGATTTCGTACAATCAGTCGGACATTGAATTGAAGCAGAGGCTGGCGGCCGAGTGCCTAGCGAAGACCGAAAGTCAGGAAGAGGCCTTGTTGTCGTGTGAATTGTCAAACACCGTCCCATCAACTGCCTCCAAGGAGCATCACCAG AAAGCTCCGGAGGTCGAGGTGCCGGTAGAGAACAACATCGTCCACGACGCCAACACGACGGAAAGCGCCGATGAAGCTCCTAAGGTTGCACCACCGGCCATCCCGACCGAGGCACCCGCCTCCCCACCAACAGCACCGGCTATCACCGAGGACGTTGCCTCGGTCACCAAg gcCATCGAGGAGATCGACATAAGCGATAAAGCGGTCGCGGCGGCAGTGAACGACGCTATCGAATGCAacacaaat gaaatCATTGCTGATGCGCTCCACCAAAACAACATAAACGAATAA